The Toxorhynchites rutilus septentrionalis strain SRP chromosome 3, ASM2978413v1, whole genome shotgun sequence genome includes a region encoding these proteins:
- the LOC129778907 gene encoding nucleosome assembly protein 1-like 1 — MESSQSVRSDREETLIRQISCLDLKIKQIKKIANLAPAVRAKIEALKRTQQELLEREAEFHRKVHSLEVEQQKVYDEVNDKRRLIVTGSGVPPMEGVPECNDDAADQSSGIPEFWLTVFKMTPVLQTMIREADEEALKRLVDVRVVLKNDPQPGFVLLFEFEPNEFFNDRVLKKEYMMKCVPDADKPFAFNGFEIYDTIGQDIDWKEGANLTKLRVRDESGLAHEVVTTSFFNFFNPKDLFEENSLVSVQFLETDFEIGYYIKERVIPRATSFFVGEIDDTDLDDFSDSPESESVSGTFDLEAEPAATEL; from the coding sequence ATGGAATCCTCTCAATCGGTGCGCTCGGACCGCGAAGAAACTTTGATCCGCCAGATATCCTGTCTGGATCTGAAAATCAAGCAAATCAAGAAAATAGCCAACCTGGCACCGGCTGTGCGGGCGAAAATCGAAGCACTCAAAAGAACCCAGCAGGAACTGCTGGAGCGGGAAGCGGAGTTCCACCGGAAGGTTCACTCCCTGGAAGTCGAGCAGCAGAAAGTTTACGACGAGGTCAACGACAAGAGACGCCTGATTGTGACCGGATCGGGCGTGCCTCCGATGGAGGGAGTTCCGGAGTGCAACGATGATGCGGCGGATCAATCCAGCGGTATTCCGGAATTCTGGCTGACGGTTTTCAAGATGACTCCGGTGCTGCAGACGATGATCCGCGAGGCGGACGAGGAAGCTTTGAAGCGCTTGGTAGATGTCAGGGTTGTGCTCAAGAATGACCCCCAGCCGGGTTTTGTGCTGCTGTTCGAGTTCGAGCCGAACGAGTTTTTTAACGATCGTGTTTTGAAGAAGGAGTATATGATGAAATGTGTTCCGGATGCGGACAAGCCATTCGCCTTCAATGGGTTTGAAATTTACGACACCATCGGGCAGGATATTGACTGGAAGGAGGGAGCCAATTTGACTAAGCTGAGAGTGAGGGACGAAAGTGGATTGGCGCATGAGGTGGTAACCACgagtttcttcaattttttcaacCCGAAGGATCTGTTCGAGGAAAATTCTCTCGTAAGTGTTCAATTCCTGGAGACCGATTTCGAGATTGGTTACTATATCAAGGAACGTGTGATTCCGAGAGCAACATCGTTTTTCGTAGGCGAAATCGACGACACCGATTTGGACGACTTTTCGGATTCACCGGAATCAGAAAGCGTTAGCGGTACTTTCGATTTGGAGGCAGAACCAGCTGCAACAgaattataa